The Amyelois transitella isolate CPQ chromosome 7, ilAmyTran1.1, whole genome shotgun sequence genomic sequence GCCTTGGGTGAGGTGATTTCATTCTGCCGAATGGAGTTTCGTCAATTTTTGCCCACGAACAGTCAATAACAGCAAGGCCATTTTTCTCTATTATATCTTTGTCGTTGGGACTGACGCACTGGGTCCCGACTGGCGACAAGACTAATCCTGAAAATCGATGACCGAGCTTCAAGTTTTTGATGAGGTTATGTCTTAAGAGTTTTCTGCCTGAACATTTTTTGGGATCACAATGGTTGAGATCCCACATGCTCACTGGAAACGAAGCAGGTATTCCATCGTCATCGGAAGAAGTACTGCCATCGCTTTCGTCCGAAGATGACTGTTTGGTTAAATCATTCAATCTTTCCGCGTAATCTCTTGCAACATGATGATTAGAACGTTTCCCTTTCTTTATTGGGGCCATTTTTCGACAGCACTACACACTGCACTGCAGTGTAGGAATATATTGTACAACTTTGACAACTCAGCTGCTGTTCCTAGAAAGGTAgatatcttatttaaaaaccactatgtttcatataaaataaacaattcctataatattactttattCTTTGATAAACAAttgataaacaaacaataaaagtgAGTTATAACCTCAAAATTAATTGTGAATAATGTCATTGTCGACGACATATGACTCTGACAGTTACATTTTTACGTCAATGTTTTGGCGAGGATAAAAGGTTTGTTCAGCCTTGTctacacaaataaattattcttacaggtacaattcttttttgaaaaaatatatatttctttatataaatattacaattaaatcaaattaaaactaaaactacttatataaagaaagaaaaaaatacttacaaactaattaaattaaaactaaaactacttataaaaataaagaaaaaagatgactacaaactaacttttttgaaaaatttaatgtttgggtatgtaataaatacttattgtcacaatttattttaaaaaataatagcaagTTGTCAGtccattattttgtttgtgtgtttatgtgatacatttatttcagttattactcgaaataatatttaattagattattataaataattcaaaattgatTTCACAAGGGGCAGGATGAGCAGCGCCTCTATGGCAGGTAAGAAGATactatgtattataatttatgacTACCTAGTACAAGCATAACTAGTCAGTATCATCATATCGCATACTCATATCGCAGGAGATCCAAATATTATTGATGAAATGTGATGTTAGGTATACTCTGCCAAAATCACATATCGTTGTGTATCAATAACTTATAAAACATACCTTGGAATGACGATCTTGCCGTATGCATGGGTTAAAAGAGTTACCCACCTACACAATCCCATTTATCTTTCTGGGTTCCGTAGGAATATAAAACGAACtcattacatacttatagttTCGCCAGGTTAATGACGAAAATGCTACTTTTGCTTCATCGACATTCATCAGTCTATTGATGCGAACTGAATTAAGGGCATTTTTGTTCTGATTTTGATCGGATTTAATCAAGCTATTCTTTCGTCGTTTctatcaataattattatttttcaaattccaCATTAATGCCAAGTCCCCTTATTCCCCTTAATCGTAAAATGGGgatgatgtttatttttctcacaAACCCTAGTTATCGTTTGAGTACCTAGTCATTGTATTGAACAAACTCAAACCAGAACTTAAGTACAAGATTACGAAATTATACGGTCCACTTTGggttttaacaattttaatcacATTATACCTAGTTTCGACCGTAGTGATGGGCAACTACGTTCAGAAACCTACATGTCACATGGGTCACGCATTTGGCCTcgtatgtttctactactaAATGACATTCAAATTGTAGGCGAGCCACAGAATAAATGGAGCGTacgttattatgtatttaattcaaACTTGCTGATCCGATAAGAACAgaacgatttttatttttcagtgcCAGAATACGCCTACGTAAAGAGAAAAATCCCGTTAATTTCTCTTCCCGCGGAATTCCGGGAATAAATCTCttagttaaaaaattctttaggtatactcttttatttaaaaaaaaatatagaaccTAGATGCaaactaggtaggtatgtactcttaataatttaattaattagcaGTATCTATACCTAAACTCCCTCACTCAGTCAAATAGCTAGTTTACGTTACGAGGGAACTACAACGAAGTTAATAAACCTAATTGCTGTAATAAAACAGACTTGAGTGCTCTTTCTGGAGGTCATCCTTATAACGATTTAAGTTTGTATGGTGTAGGTACCTTATTGGCTACATTTAGGCTTTGGTTGATACCCCTCTCACCAACTAAGAATGCGTGATAGGGCATTTTTCGACGACTCGCTTGCTTGTAATCGTAAAAGAAACTTCATACGAGTACAATTTGGAGGCACGAGTTTCATACTATTAAGtaagcaaagaaaaaataattcgatatatattaagtacttatttcatttaaaattaatgcgtgtaaaatgtacaacaggtggacttaatgccataatgcattctctgccagtcgtaCCTTtagaccaaactgagatggatatTTTGTTGGCTTTCTTTGcgcattattttcaaaaattgtagACAACAGGCTAACGTTACCCAGAACCAGAATTACCTATACTGCTAGCCACTTCTCCCGTTTTAGAAACCCTTGTCTACCTTTCATACATATCACATGAATTCTGGCTAAGTCTAACTTGAGTCAC encodes the following:
- the LOC106139432 gene encoding 18S rRNA aminocarboxypropyltransferase, with protein sequence MAPIKKGKRSNHHVARDYAERLNDLTKQSSSDESDGSTSSDDDGIPASFPVSMWDLNHCDPKKCSGRKLLRHNLIKNLKLGHRFSGLVLSPVGTQCVSPNDKDIIEKNGLAVIDCSWAKIDETPFGRMKSPHPRLLPFLVAANPINYGKPYQLSCVEALAAALFITGHKKEAKFYLSKFSWGHSFLELNSEVLDLYAACTDSKSVIEAQTKFLESAQKEQDTRPMWPPSESESESDSS